In the genome of Vanacampus margaritifer isolate UIUO_Vmar chromosome 1, RoL_Vmar_1.0, whole genome shotgun sequence, one region contains:
- the prozb gene encoding protein Z, vitamin K-dependent plasma glycoprotein b: MALPGVRLRCFTFLACVLHVLGKADVFVQAPSAQSGFLRSKRANHFLVEEILQGNLERECYEERCTFEEAREYFEDNDKTAEFWSTYNNKNHCKPNPCLHGGNCTSKEEGFHCSCSSPHHGIICQLEEQENINSQEDGGRPQKSPQVVAGTSPCPTEGPNVCHQLCKATSRAFTCSCVAGFELHSDGRSCLPEVDFPCGRLPGSSQTVSMCHNGNCPWQALLLGSGGTELCAGVLLGPRSVLTAASCLLREPDPQASNFVVVAGTTDTTMSVKAFHIHKRYLVNHHDNDLAFLELTCPLPLGPTLRHLCLPAKDFSENILMTSGRVGIAAIMNQHLDQNLVYLSLDECRGQLNVSFPLSNKMFCVTGQMGKTAITNHKSTANGSSSTSCQRGGLLSAMPLATVERGTAFLTGLLIAPPRGCLGNGGLVFTKVSRHLAWIRQHVEAIESHEHTNKKSKRN, encoded by the exons ATGGCGCTACCTGGAGTGCGTCTTCGCTGCTTCACCTTCCTCGCGTGCGTCCTTCACGTCCTCGGAAAAGCAGACG TGTTTGTGCAGGCGCCGTCCGCACAAAGCGGTTTCCTGCGTTCCAAACGTGCCAACCACTTCCTGGTGGAGGAGATCCTACAAGGCAACCTGGAGCGGGAATGTTATGAGGAGCGCTGCACTTTTGAGGAGGCCAGGGAGTACTTTGAAGACAACGACAAGACG GCCGAGTTTTGGAGCACTTACAACA ATAAGAATCATTGCAAGCCCAATCCCTGCCTTCATGGTGGGAACTGCACTTCCAAAGAGGAGGGGTTCCACTGCTCTTGCTCGTCCCCCCACCATGGAATCATTTGCCAATTGGAAGAGCAGGAAAACATAAACAGCCAAGAAGATGGCGGGAGGCCGCAAAAATCACCACAAGTGGTAGCAG GAACGTCCCCGTGTCCCACTGAAGGCCCAAACGTTTGCCATCAGCTGTGCAAGGCGACCTCGCGTGCCTTCACGTGTTCCTGCGTGGCGGGATTCGAACTGCACAGCGACGGACGAAGCTGCCTGCCCGAAG TGGACTTCCCCTGCGGAAGACTTCCTGGTTCTTCTCAGACAGTCTCAATGTGTCACAATGGAAACTGTCCCTGGCAG GCATTGCTGCTAGGAAGTGGCGGGACGGAGCTTTGCGCCGGTGTTTTGTTGGGTCCGCGGTCCGTCCTGACGGCCGCCAGTTGCCTCCTACGGGAACCCGACCCCCAAGCCTCCAATTTTGTCGTCGTCGCCG GAACCACAGACACAACAATGTCCGTTAAGGCTTTCCATATCCACAAACGTTACCTTGTAAATCACCATGACAACGACCTGGCCTTTCTGGAGCTCACCTGCCCGTTGCCACTTGGCCCCACCCTCCGCCATCTGTGTCTGCCCGCCAAGGATTTCAGTGAAAACATCCTGATGACTTCAGGGCGGGTCGGGATCGCTGCAATCATGAACCAACACCTGGACCAGAACCTGGTCTACTTGAGTTTGGATGAGTGTCGCGGCCAACTCAACGTCTCGTTCCCGCtcagcaataaaatgttctgcGTGACGGGACAGATGGGAAAAACCGCGATAACCAATCACAAGTCGACGGCGAATGGATCGAGTTCAACATCTTGCCAACGTGGCGGTCTGTTGTCCGCCATGCCTCTCGCCACGGTGGAAAGAGGGACAGCGTTTCTCACGGGGCTGCTCATCGCGCCGCCTAGAGGATGTCTGGGGAATGGCGGGCTGGTTTTTACCAAAGTGTCCCGACATCTGGCCTGGATCAGACAACACGTGGAGGCCATCGAGTCACAtgagcacacaaacaaaaagtccaaaagGAATTGA